CTCGAAGCGCGCCTGCGCCTCGCCGTAGCGCGCGACCAGCGCGTCGAGCTCGGTGGCGCGCCCGGGATCGGCGAGCGCCTGCTCGAGCTCGTGGAGCGCGTGCGCCGCCTCGGCGACGGGGCCGGCGCCGTCGAGGGTGGCCTCCACCACCGTGCGGCCCTTCATCTCGCCGACGTCCTGGTGGAAGTGGCCGACCGTGATGCCGCGGTCGATCACGACCTGGCCGTCGTCGGGCTCCTCCTCGCGGGTGATCAGCCGGAAGAGCGTCGACTTGCCGGCTCCGTTCGGGCCGACGAGCCCCACCTTCTCGCCGCGCCCGATCGCCGCCGAG
This genomic window from Candidatus Binatia bacterium contains:
- a CDS encoding ATP-binding cassette domain-containing protein — translated: MIRIDGVSKRHGRQILFLEASAAIGRGEKVGLVGPNGAGKSTLFRLITREEEPDDGQVVIDRGITVGHFHQDVGEMKGRTVVEATLDGAGPVAEAAHALHELEQALADPGRATELDALVARYGEAQARFE